CGGCCCTTCCTGTTCGAGCGCGCGGTACTCGTCGTCCGTGAACAGGCGTGAGCGGATGAGGAAGCGCACGCCTTCGGGGGCTTCGACGGAGAAGCCGCTGCCGCGACCGGGCACCACGTCCACGGTGAGGTGGGTGTGGCGCCAGAGCTCGAACTGCGGGCCGGACATGTAGAAGGGAGTGCGGACGATGTCACCCAGGTACACGTCCTCCTGTCCCACGCGGAAGTCGCCGCGCGGGAAGCACATGGGCGCGCTGCCGTCGCAGCAGCCGCCGGACTGGTGGAAGAGGAGCGGACCGTGAAGGCCCTGCATCTTGTGGATGAGGGCCTCGGCGGCCGGCGTGACCTCGACGCGCGGCACGGGCATGGGGCGGCCTAGAAGAAGCCCATGGGCTTCGGGTCGTAGCTGACGAGCAGGTTCTTCGTCTGCTGGTAGTGATTGAGCATCATCTTGTGCGTCTCACGCCCGATGCCGGACTGCTTGTAGCCGCCGAACGCCGCGTGCGCGGGGTACAGGTGGTAGCAGTTCACCCAGACGCGGCCCGCCTGGATGCCGCGGCCCATGCGGTACGCGGTGCTGTTGTCGCGCGTCCACACGCCGGCGCCCAGGCCGTAGAGCGTGTCATTGGCCATCGCGAGCGCGTCCTCTGCGTCCTTGAACTTCGCCACCGCGACGACGGGGCCGAAGATCTCCTCCTGGAACACGCGCATCTTGTTGTGGCCCTCGAAGATGGTGGGCTCCACGTAGTAGCCCTCCGCCAGCGCGCCGGGCAGCGCCTTGCGCCCGCCGCCGGTGAGCACCTTCGCGCCCTCCTTCCGGCCGATGTCCAGGTAGCTGAGGATCTTCTCCAGCTGATCATTGGACGCCTGCGCGCCAATCTGCGTGGTGGTGTCCAGGGGGTTGCCCTGCACGATGCGCTTCGTGCGCTCCACCGCCTTGGCGATGAACTCGTCGTAGAAGCGCTCGGCGACGAGCGAGCGGGACGGGCAGGTGCAGACCTCGCCCTGGTTGAGGGCGAACATGGCGAAGCCCTCCAGCGCCTTCTGGGCGAAGTCGTCGTCCCTGGCGAAGACGTCCTCGAAGAAGATGTTGGGGGACTTGCCGCCCAGTTCCAGGGTGACGGGGATGATGTTCTCGGAGGCGTACTGCATGATGAGGCGGCCGGTGGTCGTCTCACCCGTGAAGGCAATCTTCGCGATGCGCTTGTTGCTGGCGAGCGGCTTGCCGGCCTCGATGCCGAAGCCGTTCACGATGTTGAGCACGCCCGGGGGAAGCAGGTCGCCCACCAGCTCCGCGAACTTGAGGATGGTGACGGGGGTCTGCTCCGCGGGCTTGAGCACCACGCAGTTGCCGGCGGCGAGCGCGGGGGCCAGCTTCCACGCGGCCATGAGCAGCGGGAAGTTCCACGGGATGATCTGCCCCACGACGCCGAGCGGCTCCGTGAAGTGGTAGGCGACGGTGTTGTCATCCAGCTGGCTGAGCGAGCCTTCCTGCGCGCGGATACAACCGGCGAAGTAGCGGAAGTGGTCGATGGCGAGCGGGAGGTCCGCGGCGAGCGTCTCGCGGATGGGCTTGCCGTTGTCCCACGTCTCGGAGACGGCGAGCATCTCCAGGTTCTGCTCCATGCGGTCGGCGATCTTCAGCAGGATGTTGGCCCGCTCGCCGGCGGCGGTGCGGCCCCACGCGTCCTTCGCCTTGTGCGCGGCGTCGAGCGCCTTCTCGATGTCCTCCGCCGTGGAGCGGGGAATCTCGCAGAAGGGGCGGCCGGTGACGGGGCTGATGTTCTCGAAGTACTGGCCCTTCACGGGCGGGACGAACTCACCGCCGATGTAGTTGCCGTAGCGGCTCTTGTACTCGACCTTGCTGCCCTTCTGACCCGGAGCTTCATAGACCTTCGACATGGGGACTCCCTGCGTTGGGTTTTGACGCACTCCTGCGGGGTTTGACGCGGAACAGACCATAGGCAGGTAACGCTCTGCGTTATGTGCGCGGGGGCCGATGTAAATGTTTGTTAATGGTTGATCGCGGAATCAGTCACTCGGGCGTGATGCGAGCGGGCGGGCAGGGTGCCCTTGCTGTCATCCGGCAGGTCTTCCACCTCAAGAGGTGGGGGCACGTCATGCAAATGTTTAGAGACCGCGTCGACGCCGGCCGTGCATTGGGTCAACGGCTCCGCGTCCTGCTCGGCGGAGGGGGTGACCTGTTGGTGTTGGCGCTGCCGCGCGGCGGTGTGCCCGTGGGGTTCGAGGTCGCTCGGATCCTCGGGGTGCCGCTGGACGTGTTCATGGTGCGCAAGCTGGGCACACCGGGACATGAGGAGCTGGCCATGGGGGCCATCGCCACGGGCGGCGTCACGGTCCTCAACGGAAGCGTCGTGCGAAGGCTGGGGATTCCCCAGTCGGCCATCGCGGCGGCCGCCGAGCGGGAGACGCGGGAGCTGGCCCGGCGGGAGCATCTCTTCCGTGAGGGCAGGCCTCCCGCGCGGGTCGAAGGGCGGACGGTGGTTCTGGTGGATGACGGGCTGGCCACGGGCTCCACCATGCGAGCGGCGCTCCGGGCGCTTCGTCAGCAGAAGCCCGCGCGCATCGTGGTGGGCGTGCCGGTGGGCGCGCCGGAGACGTGCGCGGAATTCGAGCGCGAAGCGGACGCGGTCGTCTGCGTCCACACCCCCGCGCCGTTCTACGCGGTGGGCCAATGGTTCGAGGACTTCACGCAGACCACCGACGACGAGGTGCGCGAGCTGCTGGCGCGCGCGGCACAAGAGGAAGGGGCTGCCCCGGTGGCGCCGTGAGTCCGGCGGAGGGTTGAAACATGGCTGAACACAGAATTTCGGAGCACGCGGTGCGGCTGGAGGCGGAGCCCGGCGTGGAGTTGGACGGAACGCTGAGCGTGCCGGAGAGGGTTTCGGGCGTGGTGCTGTTCGCGCATGGCAGCGGCAGCAGCCGCTTCAGTCCACGCAACCAGTACGTCGCGAGAGTGATGCAGCGGGCGGGGCTGGCGACACTGCTCATGGACCTGCTCACGCCGGGGGAGGAGGAGGCCGAGCGGCTGACGCGGCACCTGCGCTTCGACATCGAGCTCCTGGCGGGGAGGCTCGTGGGGGCCACGCGGTGGCTGGCGCAGGTGCCGGGATTGGGGGGCCAGCCGCTGGGGCTGATTGGTTCGAGCACGGGAGCGGGAGCAGCGCTGGTGGCCGCGGGGCGGATGCCTGAAGCCATCCAGGCGGTGGTGTCCCGGGGCGGCCGTCCGGACCTCGCGGGCGCGGTGCTGCCGGCGGTGCGAGCGCCCACCCTGCTCATCGTGGGTGGGGATGACACGCAGGTGATTGCGCTCAACCAGGAGGCACTGGAGGCGCTGCGCACGCACAAGCGGCTGGAGATCGTCCCCGGGGCGACCCACCTCTTCGAGGAGCCGGGGACGCTGGAGCAGGCGGCAAGG
This DNA window, taken from Corallococcus coralloides DSM 2259, encodes the following:
- a CDS encoding DUF779 domain-containing protein, which translates into the protein MPVPRVEVTPAAEALIHKMQGLHGPLLFHQSGGCCDGSAPMCFPRGDFRVGQEDVYLGDIVRTPFYMSGPQFELWRHTHLTVDVVPGRGSGFSVEAPEGVRFLIRSRLFTDDEYRALEQEGPPPRGPQH
- the adh gene encoding aldehyde dehydrogenase is translated as MSKVYEAPGQKGSKVEYKSRYGNYIGGEFVPPVKGQYFENISPVTGRPFCEIPRSTAEDIEKALDAAHKAKDAWGRTAAGERANILLKIADRMEQNLEMLAVSETWDNGKPIRETLAADLPLAIDHFRYFAGCIRAQEGSLSQLDDNTVAYHFTEPLGVVGQIIPWNFPLLMAAWKLAPALAAGNCVVLKPAEQTPVTILKFAELVGDLLPPGVLNIVNGFGIEAGKPLASNKRIAKIAFTGETTTGRLIMQYASENIIPVTLELGGKSPNIFFEDVFARDDDFAQKALEGFAMFALNQGEVCTCPSRSLVAERFYDEFIAKAVERTKRIVQGNPLDTTTQIGAQASNDQLEKILSYLDIGRKEGAKVLTGGGRKALPGALAEGYYVEPTIFEGHNKMRVFQEEIFGPVVAVAKFKDAEDALAMANDTLYGLGAGVWTRDNSTAYRMGRGIQAGRVWVNCYHLYPAHAAFGGYKQSGIGRETHKMMLNHYQQTKNLLVSYDPKPMGFF
- a CDS encoding phosphoribosyltransferase, which translates into the protein MQMFRDRVDAGRALGQRLRVLLGGGGDLLVLALPRGGVPVGFEVARILGVPLDVFMVRKLGTPGHEELAMGAIATGGVTVLNGSVVRRLGIPQSAIAAAAERETRELARREHLFREGRPPARVEGRTVVLVDDGLATGSTMRAALRALRQQKPARIVVGVPVGAPETCAEFEREADAVVCVHTPAPFYAVGQWFEDFTQTTDDEVRELLARAAQEEGAAPVAP
- a CDS encoding dienelactone hydrolase family protein, with product MAEHRISEHAVRLEAEPGVELDGTLSVPERVSGVVLFAHGSGSSRFSPRNQYVARVMQRAGLATLLMDLLTPGEEEAERLTRHLRFDIELLAGRLVGATRWLAQVPGLGGQPLGLIGSSTGAGAALVAAGRMPEAIQAVVSRGGRPDLAGAVLPAVRAPTLLIVGGDDTQVIALNQEALEALRTHKRLEIVPGATHLFEEPGTLEQAARLARDWFLQHLATAARERPFGEAPP